Proteins encoded by one window of Microcebus murinus isolate Inina chromosome 2, M.murinus_Inina_mat1.0, whole genome shotgun sequence:
- the CEP85 gene encoding centrosomal protein of 85 kDa isoform X1, with product MAMQEKYPAERISHATSPGSSVIQKGSSLGTEWQTPVISEAFRSRFSHCSSVADSGDTAIGTSCSDIAEDFCSSSGSPSFQPIKSHVTIPTAHVMPSTLGTSPAKPNSIPAGPSSSKLPLSGLAESVGMTRNGDLGAMKRSPGLSRDLMYLCGATGENGIEQSWFPAVGHEREEQVRKFDIPNMESTLNQSAMMETLYSDPHYRVHLHNPRTDTNKELYKSLPEAKKAPGSGAVFERNGPHPSSSGMLPLGLQPAPGLSKPLPSQVWQPSPDTWHPHEQSCELSTCRQQLELIRLQMEQMQLQNGAICHHPAAFAPSLPVLEPAQWISILNSNEHLLKEKELLIDKQRKHISHLEQKVRESELQVHSALLGRPAPFGDVCLLRLQELQRENTFLRAQFAQKTEVLSKEKMELEKKLSASEVEVQLIRESLRVALQKHSEEGKKQEERVKGRDKHINNLKKKCQKESEQNREKQQRIETLERYLADLPTLEDHQKQSQQLKDSELKSTELQEKVTELESLLEETQAICREKEIQLESLRQREGEFSSTKYSVQDKQSVEDNSGEGPKVEMESWQKENDSLRKIVEKQQQKMDQLRSKVQSLEQEVAQEEGTSQALREEAQRRDAALQQLRTAVKELSVQNQDLIEKNLTLQEHLRQAQPGSPSSPDVAQLALELHQELANCLQDLQAVCSIVTQRAQGHDPNLSLLLGIHSAQYPGTQLDLQKPDVIKRKLEEVQQLRRDIEDLRTTMSDRYAQDMGENCVTQ from the exons ATGGCCATGCAGGAGAAATACCCTGCTGAGAGGATTTCTCATGCAACTTCACCAG GTTCCAGTGTGATTCAGAAGGGCAGTTCTCTGGGGACTGAGTGGCAGACGCCGGTTATCTCGGAGGCCTTTCGGAGCCGCTTCAGCCACTGTTCAAGTGTAGCTGACAGTGGGGACACAGCCATTGGCACATCATGTTCAGACATTGCAGAGG ATTTTTGCAGCTCAAGTGGCAGCCCTTCTTTCCAGCCCATCAAAAGCCATGTAACCATTCCAACAGCCCATGTGATGCCTTCTACTTTAGGGACCTCTCCTGCCAAGCCAAATTCTATACCTGCTGGACCCTCTTCCTCCAAACTCCCTTTGTCAGGGTTGGCTGAAAGTGTGGGGATGACAAGAAATGGAGACCTCGGTGCAATGAAACGTTCCCCGGGCCTGTCTAGAGATCTCATGTATCTCTGTGGTGCTACTGGAGAAAATGGAATTGAGCAGTCCTGGTTTCCAGCAGTGGGCCATGAAAGAGAGGAACAAGTGAGGAAGTTTGATATTCCTAACATGGAATCTACCCTCAATCAGTCGGCAATGATGGAGACACTTTATTCAGATCCTCACTACCGTGTCCACTTACACAATCCAAGAACTGACACAAACAAGGAGTTGTACAAATCGTTGCCTGAGGCCAAGAAAGCACCAGGCAGCGGGGCAGTATTTGAGCGCAATGGACCACACCCTAGCAGCAGCGGTATGCTCCCTTTGGGCCTCCAGCCTGCTCCTGGGCTCTCCAAGCCTCTACCCTCTCAGGTATGGCAGCCGAGTCCTGATACTTGGCACCCCCACGAGCAATCTTGTGAACTCAGCACTTGTCGGCAGCAGCTGGAATTGATCCGCTTACAAATGGAGCAAATGCAG CTTCAGAATGGAGCCATCTGCCACCATCCTGCTGCTTTTGCTCCTTCACTGCCCGTCTTAGAACCAGCACAATGGATCAGCATCTTGAACAGTAATGAACACCTTCTCAAGGAAAAGGAGCTTCTCATTGACAA GCAGAGGAAACACATATCTCATCTGGAGCAAAAAGTGCGAGAGAGTGAACTACAAGTTCACAGTGCACTTTTGGGCCGCCCTGCTCCCTTTGGAGATGTTTGCTTGCTGAGGCTACAG GAATTGCAGCGAGAGAACACTTTCTTACGTGCACAGTTTGCACAGAAGACAGAAGTCTTGAGCAAAGAAAAGATGGAGCTTGAAAAGAAACTGTCTGCTTCAGAAGTGGAAGTCCAGCTTATCAGAGAGTCGCTCAGAGTGGCATTGCAGAAGCATTCCGAGGAggggaagaaacaggaagaaagg GTCAAGGGTCGTGataaacatatcaataatttgaaaaagaaatgtcagaaggaatcagaacagaacagagagaaaCAGCAGCGTATTGAGACCTTGGAGCGCTACTTGGCTGACCTGCCCACTCTGGAAGACCATCAGAAGCAGAGCCAGCAG CTTAAGGATTCTGAATTGAAGAGCACAGAGCTGCAGGAGAAAGTGACTGAGCTGGAGAGTTTGCTGGAGGAGACACAGGCAATCTGCAGAGAGAAGGAGATTCAATTGGAAAGtctgagacagagagaaggagaatTCTCCTCCACTAAATATAG CGTACAAGATAAGCAATCTGTGGAAGACAACAGTGGAGAAGGTCCAAAAGTGGAAATGGAGTCCTGGCAGAAGGAAAACGATTCCCTCCGAAAG ATTGTGGAGAAGCAACAGCAAAAGATGGATCAGTTGCGCTCAAAAGTACAG AGCCTAGAGCAAGAAGTAGCTCAAGAAGAAGGAACAAGCCAGGCCCTGAGAGAGGAGGCCCAGCGGAGGGATGCAGCCCTCCAGCAGCTACGCACAGCCGTGAAGGAG CTTTCAGTGCAAAACCAGGACCTGATTGAGAAGAATCTGACGCTCCAGGAACACCTGCGTCAGGCCCAACCGGGGTCTCCATCTTCACCAGACGTGGCCCAGCTGGCACTTGAGCTGCACCAGGAGTTGGCCAATTGCCTTCAAGATCTGCAGGCTGTCTGCAGCATTGTGACCCAGAGGGCCCAGGGCCACGACCCCAATCTTTCCCTGCTCCTTGGCATTCACT CGGCACAGTATCCAGGGACTCAGCTAGATTTGCAGAAGCCAGATGTGATCAAGAGGAAATTAGAAGAGGTTCAACAGCTACGTCGTGACATTGAGGATTTAAGGACCACAATGTCAGACAGATACGCCCAGGACATGGGAGAAAACTGTGTCACACAGTGA
- the CEP85 gene encoding centrosomal protein of 85 kDa isoform X2, with protein MPSTLGTSPAKPNSIPAGPSSSKLPLSGLAESVGMTRNGDLGAMKRSPGLSRDLMYLCGATGENGIEQSWFPAVGHEREEQVRKFDIPNMESTLNQSAMMETLYSDPHYRVHLHNPRTDTNKELYKSLPEAKKAPGSGAVFERNGPHPSSSGMLPLGLQPAPGLSKPLPSQVWQPSPDTWHPHEQSCELSTCRQQLELIRLQMEQMQLQNGAICHHPAAFAPSLPVLEPAQWISILNSNEHLLKEKELLIDKQRKHISHLEQKVRESELQVHSALLGRPAPFGDVCLLRLQELQRENTFLRAQFAQKTEVLSKEKMELEKKLSASEVEVQLIRESLRVALQKHSEEGKKQEERVKGRDKHINNLKKKCQKESEQNREKQQRIETLERYLADLPTLEDHQKQSQQLKDSELKSTELQEKVTELESLLEETQAICREKEIQLESLRQREGEFSSTKYSVQDKQSVEDNSGEGPKVEMESWQKENDSLRKIVEKQQQKMDQLRSKVQSLEQEVAQEEGTSQALREEAQRRDAALQQLRTAVKELSVQNQDLIEKNLTLQEHLRQAQPGSPSSPDVAQLALELHQELANCLQDLQAVCSIVTQRAQGHDPNLSLLLGIHSAQYPGTQLDLQKPDVIKRKLEEVQQLRRDIEDLRTTMSDRYAQDMGENCVTQ; from the exons ATGCCTTCTACTTTAGGGACCTCTCCTGCCAAGCCAAATTCTATACCTGCTGGACCCTCTTCCTCCAAACTCCCTTTGTCAGGGTTGGCTGAAAGTGTGGGGATGACAAGAAATGGAGACCTCGGTGCAATGAAACGTTCCCCGGGCCTGTCTAGAGATCTCATGTATCTCTGTGGTGCTACTGGAGAAAATGGAATTGAGCAGTCCTGGTTTCCAGCAGTGGGCCATGAAAGAGAGGAACAAGTGAGGAAGTTTGATATTCCTAACATGGAATCTACCCTCAATCAGTCGGCAATGATGGAGACACTTTATTCAGATCCTCACTACCGTGTCCACTTACACAATCCAAGAACTGACACAAACAAGGAGTTGTACAAATCGTTGCCTGAGGCCAAGAAAGCACCAGGCAGCGGGGCAGTATTTGAGCGCAATGGACCACACCCTAGCAGCAGCGGTATGCTCCCTTTGGGCCTCCAGCCTGCTCCTGGGCTCTCCAAGCCTCTACCCTCTCAGGTATGGCAGCCGAGTCCTGATACTTGGCACCCCCACGAGCAATCTTGTGAACTCAGCACTTGTCGGCAGCAGCTGGAATTGATCCGCTTACAAATGGAGCAAATGCAG CTTCAGAATGGAGCCATCTGCCACCATCCTGCTGCTTTTGCTCCTTCACTGCCCGTCTTAGAACCAGCACAATGGATCAGCATCTTGAACAGTAATGAACACCTTCTCAAGGAAAAGGAGCTTCTCATTGACAA GCAGAGGAAACACATATCTCATCTGGAGCAAAAAGTGCGAGAGAGTGAACTACAAGTTCACAGTGCACTTTTGGGCCGCCCTGCTCCCTTTGGAGATGTTTGCTTGCTGAGGCTACAG GAATTGCAGCGAGAGAACACTTTCTTACGTGCACAGTTTGCACAGAAGACAGAAGTCTTGAGCAAAGAAAAGATGGAGCTTGAAAAGAAACTGTCTGCTTCAGAAGTGGAAGTCCAGCTTATCAGAGAGTCGCTCAGAGTGGCATTGCAGAAGCATTCCGAGGAggggaagaaacaggaagaaagg GTCAAGGGTCGTGataaacatatcaataatttgaaaaagaaatgtcagaaggaatcagaacagaacagagagaaaCAGCAGCGTATTGAGACCTTGGAGCGCTACTTGGCTGACCTGCCCACTCTGGAAGACCATCAGAAGCAGAGCCAGCAG CTTAAGGATTCTGAATTGAAGAGCACAGAGCTGCAGGAGAAAGTGACTGAGCTGGAGAGTTTGCTGGAGGAGACACAGGCAATCTGCAGAGAGAAGGAGATTCAATTGGAAAGtctgagacagagagaaggagaatTCTCCTCCACTAAATATAG CGTACAAGATAAGCAATCTGTGGAAGACAACAGTGGAGAAGGTCCAAAAGTGGAAATGGAGTCCTGGCAGAAGGAAAACGATTCCCTCCGAAAG ATTGTGGAGAAGCAACAGCAAAAGATGGATCAGTTGCGCTCAAAAGTACAG AGCCTAGAGCAAGAAGTAGCTCAAGAAGAAGGAACAAGCCAGGCCCTGAGAGAGGAGGCCCAGCGGAGGGATGCAGCCCTCCAGCAGCTACGCACAGCCGTGAAGGAG CTTTCAGTGCAAAACCAGGACCTGATTGAGAAGAATCTGACGCTCCAGGAACACCTGCGTCAGGCCCAACCGGGGTCTCCATCTTCACCAGACGTGGCCCAGCTGGCACTTGAGCTGCACCAGGAGTTGGCCAATTGCCTTCAAGATCTGCAGGCTGTCTGCAGCATTGTGACCCAGAGGGCCCAGGGCCACGACCCCAATCTTTCCCTGCTCCTTGGCATTCACT CGGCACAGTATCCAGGGACTCAGCTAGATTTGCAGAAGCCAGATGTGATCAAGAGGAAATTAGAAGAGGTTCAACAGCTACGTCGTGACATTGAGGATTTAAGGACCACAATGTCAGACAGATACGCCCAGGACATGGGAGAAAACTGTGTCACACAGTGA